CAGGCGGCTGAGCTTGACGGGCTCGTCCATCTGCGGACCGGGATCGGCAGGCGCGGGCTCGGGCTCGGAGACTGCGGGGGCCGGGGCCGGTTCGGGCGCCGCCTTCATGCTGTCTATGTAGGCGAGCACATCGTTGCGCGTAACGCGGCCGTCGCGTCCGGTGCCCTCGATGACGCCCGGATCGATGTCGTGCTCCCGGGCCAGGCGGCGGACCACCGGCGACAGGAACTTGCGGGGTCCGCGCCGGTCGGGCGCATCCGATGCCGGGGCCGGTGCGGCCTCCGGTGGGGGCGGGGACGCCTCCCCTTCCTCCGCGGGGGGCGCTTCGGCCTCAGCAGCAGCGGCCGCCGGGACGCCCTCGTCGACCGAGGCGATCACCACCATGGCCGTGCCGACCTCGATCGTCTCGCCCTCGCCCACCAGTATCTCGCTGACCACACCGGCCACCGGTGACGGAACCTCCGTGTCGACCTTGTCGGTGGAGATCTCGACGATGGCCTCGTCGAGGGCGATGGAGTCGCCCTCCTGCTTCATCCACCGGAGCACGGTGCCCTCCGTTACCGTCTCGCCCAACTGCGGCATGGACACTGTGGTTGGCATGTTTCTCACCTCTCCAGGGGTCGGGGCCTCATCGGCGGACTCAGTGAAGGGGACGACCCGCCGAGGACAGCAAGGTCTCTCCGATCGCCTCGCTCAACGTGGGATGGGCGTGTATGAACGCCGCCACCTCCTCCGGCAGGGCTTCCCAGCCCACCGCGTACATCAACTCGTGGATCATCTCGCCGGCCTGCGGTCCGACCACGGTGGCGCCCACGATAGGCCCGTCGACCTCGTTCAGGATCCTTACGAATCCCTGGTTCCTCCCGATGATGCGGGCCCGGCCCACGCCCACGAAGGAGTGGTCGTGCTCCTCCACCGCAATACCCTTGGCAGCCGCATCGACCGAGGTGATGCCCACGGATGCCACCTCCGGATGGGTGTAGACCACGCTGGGGAGGGCCCGGTAATCGACCGGAGCGGGCGTTCCGGTGGCTATGAACGTGATGGCTGCCATGGCCTCGGCGAAGGCGCCGTGCGCGAGGCCGGGGGTGCCGGCCACGATGTCGCCGACCGCGAAGACGCCCGGCTCGGCAGTCTGCATGGTCTCCAGGTCGGTGATGACGAAGCCCCGGTCGGTCTCCGTCCGGACCGTGTCCAGCCCCAGATTCTCGGTCACCGGCCGGCGCCCTACGGCCACCAGCACCGCGTCCACCTCGACTCCCGACTCGGCCGCCCCGGTCCCGCCGAGGAGGAGCGGGCGCTCACCGGAGTTGTCGAGCGTCGCGGCGGCCTCCAGGAAGAACCTCACCCGTCTGCGCCTCAACTGCTTCTGGAGCTCTCGGGCGGCGGCCGGCTCGAAGCCGGGAATGATCTGGTCCAGCATCTCGAAGACCACCACATCGCTGCCCACGTCGGCCAGCAGGCTGGCGAACTCGCAACCAACTATCCCGCCCCCGATGATCCCCACCCGATCGGGCCGCTCGGTCCAGTCGAGCGCATGGTCTGAGTTGACGATCCTGACGCCGTCGTAAGGGAAGCCCGGAAGCTCGATCGGCACCGAACCGGTGGCGAGGATCACCGCCCGGCCCTCGAGTACCCGGGTGGCTCCGTCGTGATCGACCTCGACCCTTCCCGGTCCGGCCATCCGGCCCGTGCCCTTGACGACCTCGACCTTCCGCATCCTGAGCAGACCGGACAGGCCTCTCACGAGGCCGTTCACGATCCGGTCCTTGCGCGCCAGCGCCTTGGGCCAGTCGAAGGAGGTTTCCCCCGTCACCACTCCGAACTCCCCTGCGGAACGAACCGTCGAGTAAACCTCGGCGGACTGGAGCCAGGTCTTGGCCGGTATGCAGCCCCGTAGCAGGCAGGTTCCGCCTAGCTCATCCTTCTCGACCAGAGCCACCGAGAGACCGAAGTTGTGGGCGTACAGGGCGGCGCCGTAGCCGCCGGGGCCGCCGCCGATCACGATTACGTCATACACGGATGCGTTTCTCCGATTCGCCAAGGGATGCGATTGGTCTGCCTGCAGGACAACCTGGTGTCATTCCACGGACAGAACACCAGCCTAGTTCGGGCTGAGAGATCCAAACCTCTACCCTCCCGGCATGCCCACCAGGTACCTGATCATCGCGGCGTTGATCACCGCCATGGTGATACTGGTCGGGGTGGGCGCCTGGTTCCTACTCGGAGTGATCTAGCAACTACGGGCTCCGGAATCCCCGGTTGCGGGCCTCGGCCAAGGTGTCAGGGCCGAAACTCTGGATCAGGTTACGCCCCAGCAGGTCGTCGTCCCCGAGCCTGGCCTCGAGCCGGGCGAGCTGGTCACCGTCGTCGCAGTCGTAGACGATCATCGTGTCCCTGGCGCCGACGAAGCGGCTCTTCTCGAACCGGGACAGGCGGGAGGATGCCCCACCGGACACTCAGGCCCCTCCCCCGGTAGCCACCTCGGCTCCGCACATCGGGCAGGGCGCCACGCTCACATCGCCGACGATGAAGCTGAATCCGCATTCGGCATCCGGGCATCTCGCCCTCCGGGAGGGAACCTCGGGTGGAGGGGCCGGAGGCACCATGTCCTGGGGCCGTGGTCCGGGACCAGGACCTCCTCCACCGGTGCCGCGCACCTCGTTGGTGACCCCGCAGGCCGGACAGGCATAGCGGCCCGGCGCCATGACCTCGAAACCCGTCCCGCAGCGACCGCAGCGCGCCCTCATACAGGTTCCCCTTCCTCGACCGGTTCTCCCATTGCTCCTATGCCCGCCAGGTACGCGGCCTCTCGGGCCAGCACCGCGGCTATGTCGGACCGGGAGTAATCGTATCCGCTTGCGGCCAGCTTGGCACGGATGTACTCGATGGCGCTGCCCTCGCCCCCGGCCACCACCCGCAAGCCCCTCCGGCGGCGGGCGGGAACCGCCAGACCCTGAAGGTAGTGGACCGACCACTCGATGATGCGCTGCGCGCCCGCCGGCCGGATCCGGTCGAGTACCTCCGGGTCGAGATGCTCCACCGCGAAGTCGATGGCGTCGTTGATGACGTAGACCGGTTGACGCTCTGCCCGGGTACTCCTACGCCGGACCAGGACGGCCACCGACATGGCGGCCAGGGCCAGGAGGAGGATTAGCGCCACGCCGAGCGCGATGACCGGAACGGATGGCATGGCCGGATCCTAGGAGGGTTTCTGGTCGCGAGTCTCTAGTCTCCGGCTGACGGCGTGATGGACGTCACTAACAACATCTACCAACCGCCAACTAGCTCTTCCGGGATCGGGAACCCGGTCCAGGAGGTTGCCTCGAACCTGTCCAGGTCCGAGCCCAGCAGGCCGCCTTCCGACACGGTGAAGAGCGTGTCGCCCACCACCAGGGACCGGAGGATCGGCCAGGGGCCCCAGAAGCGGAGCTCGTCCTCGGGAACGCCGGGCACCTTCGGCTCGTGCTCGACAGTGGCCAGTTGCCGGATGCCTCC
The bacterium genome window above contains:
- the lpdA gene encoding dihydrolipoyl dehydrogenase: MYDVIVIGGGPGGYGAALYAHNFGLSVALVEKDELGGTCLLRGCIPAKTWLQSAEVYSTVRSAGEFGVVTGETSFDWPKALARKDRIVNGLVRGLSGLLRMRKVEVVKGTGRMAGPGRVEVDHDGATRVLEGRAVILATGSVPIELPGFPYDGVRIVNSDHALDWTERPDRVGIIGGGIVGCEFASLLADVGSDVVVFEMLDQIIPGFEPAAARELQKQLRRRRVRFFLEAAATLDNSGERPLLLGGTGAAESGVEVDAVLVAVGRRPVTENLGLDTVRTETDRGFVITDLETMQTAEPGVFAVGDIVAGTPGLAHGAFAEAMAAITFIATGTPAPVDYRALPSVVYTHPEVASVGITSVDAAAKGIAVEEHDHSFVGVGRARIIGRNQGFVRILNEVDGPIVGATVVGPQAGEMIHELMYAVGWEALPEEVAAFIHAHPTLSEAIGETLLSSAGRPLH